One Candidatus Omnitrophota bacterium genomic window, GCCGTCCTGCACGGAAATAACAACGGTCGGACGATAATATTTCTCAACGATGCGCGAAGCCACGATCCCCAAAACACCCTTATGCCACCCTTCCTTATGCACCACAATGACCTGATGGTCCTTAAGGTCCGCGTAGGCCTCGATCATGGCCATGGCTTCTTCCACCACCTCGGTTTGCATTTTCTGCCGGCTATGATTATGCGTTTCCAGGCTTTGGGCCAAAACCTGTGCTTGCGGCGCATTGTCGGACAATAAAAGGTCCAGGGAAATATTGGCTGAATCCATGCGGCCGGCCGCGTTGAGGCGCGGACCGATGATAAAACCGATATAATAGGGCTTCATTTTCTTGCCCGATATCTTCGCCGCTTCAAGAAGAGCGCGCAGGCCATGCTTCTTTGTATTCTCGATCCAGGGCAGACCCTTTTTAACAAAAATGCGGTTCTCCCCCCGCAGAGGAACAACGTCAGCCACGGTCCCAAGAGCGACCAGGTCCAGGTCCTCTTCGGGAATTTCACCTAAAAGCGCCTGGGCCAGTTTTGCCACCAAACCCACGGCACACAGGCCCTTGAACGGATACGAACAATCCGGGCGCTTGGGGTCAATGACCGCCAACGCTTTGGGCAGGGCATCGCCGTCCAGTTCATGGTGGTCAATGATCATGACTTCCATGCCCGCGGCGTTGATGGCGTCCACGGGACCGAACGCATTGATGCCGCAATCCACGGCAATGATCAAATGAATGCCTTGCGAACGCGCAAATTCAGCCACCGCGTCATTGAGCCCGTAGCCCTCTTCCATGCGGTGCGGGATATAACTGATCGCTGTGATGCCCAAACGTTTGAGGGTGATGCGAAGAAGAGCGCTGGAGGTGACGCCATCCACGTCATAGTCGCCGTAGATCAAAAGCTTTTCCCCGCGCGCCTGCGCTTGTTTAATGCGGGCGACAGTTTTGTCCATGTCCGTCAGTAAGAACGGGTCGTATAAAGATGACAAGTCAGGGGATAAAAACGATCCGGCTTCACCAACAGCCGTGATGCCGCGGTTGATGAGCAATTGGGCGATGATGGGATGGATGCCAAGCTCGTCACTGAAGGTCTTTTGCAAAAACGGGTCAGGAGACCGGATGAGCCAGCGTTTGTCCATGCTACATCTTTTCAGGGGCGCGCACGCCCAAAAGCCGTAAACCGTTGGCCAAAACGATACGGGCACCTTCGATCAGGGCCAAACGTTCACGGGTGACATTCGGATCATCGTCAAGCACGCGGCAGGCATCATAAAATTTATGGAAACACCCTGCCAGTTCCTGCAGATAACGGACCAGCCCAAAGGGTTCCAGTTGTTTCGCGCATGTGACCAAGATCTCGGGATAAGAGCCGATCTTGCGCATGAGATCGATCTCTTCAGCGGCATTTAAACCGCTGGATCCGGAGGTTTTCGGCGCCAGGCGGCTTTCCTCTTTGGCCTTGCGGATGATGCTGTGGATGCGCGCGTGCGCGTACTGGATATAATAGACGGGATTTTCCGCGCTTTCCTTTTTAGCCAGTTCAAGGTCAAATTCCAGGGGAGCATTGCTCTGGCGCATTAAAAAAAAGAACCGCGCCGCGTCCTTGCCCACTTCATCCATGACCTCGCGCAAGGAAATGAACTCCCCCCGGCGCGTGGACATGGACACGGGCTTACCGTCGCGGTAAATGGTGGCCAATTGCACGATGATGACGTCCAGATCGTCAGGGCTTTTGCCCAAAGCACCGGCCGCGGCCTTGATGCGCGGGATATAACCGTGATGGTCCGGGCCTAAAATATCAACGATGCGTTTAAAACCGCGGCTGAACTTGTCCTTGTGATAAACAATGTCCGGCATCAAATAGGTGTATTCACCGTTGCTTTTGCGCACGACCCTGTCTTTGTCATCGCCCCATAACGTGGATTTGAACCACAGGGCCCCTTCGCTTTCGTAAATGAATTCCTTGGCTTTCAACTGCGCCAATACGTCCTCAATGGCTTTATGGCCGGCGATCTTGGACTGATAGGACCATATGTCAAAATGGACGTCAAAATCCTCAAGGTCTTTGCGGATGACGGCCATCAAATGATCCACCCCAAAATGACGAAAGGCCTCGGCAGGTTGTTTGTCCAGGTCTGCCATGGTTTTGATCCCCTGCTTGCGCATGAACTCCTGCGCCATGGCGCGGATATAATCCCCCTGATACCCGTCTTCGGGGAACGCGGCGTCCGCGTCCAGGGCCTGCCGGACGCGCGCTTCAATGGAACGGCCTAAAATGTTGATCTGATTGCCTTCATCATTGACGTAATACTCTTTTTGGGCGTCAAATCCAACGGCCTTGAGGATATTGACTAAAGAATCGCCCACCGCGGCCTGCCGGCCATGCGCCACGGTCAAAGGACCGGTCGGGTTGGCGCTGACAAATTCCAGGCAGAATTTCTGGCCTTGGCCATGTTCGGAGATGCCGAAACGCTCCTGCCTGGCAAAAACATCCTCGATCACAGCGCAAAACCCTTTTAAGGAAACATAAAAATTGATGAAACCGGGTGCCTTCACCTCCATCTTCTCAATATACGGCGCTATGGCAGAAGCTAAGAGCTCTGTTTGCAGGGCAGGCAGGATCTCCCGTGCTATGGTCATGGGATTCTTCTTGAGAACGCGGCTTAACTGCATGGCGATATTGCAGGAAAATTCGCCATGTTGCTTGTCAGCGGGAAAATCAATGAGGATGACGGACAGCGGCGTGTCTTTATAAAGACCGCGGAGGGCCTGACCTATGATGCTATTTAATTGTTGTCGAAGATGGGCGAACATGAGAGGGCCGGGCTTTTTTCCTGGAACGCGGCTTGTATTCCACTCGGGGGGCGTCCTGCCACAAATGTTCCAGACTGTAGAATTCACGGGCATTGGGCTCGAACACGTGAGCCACGACATTCCCCATGTCCAGCAAAACCCACGCCCCCTGGGAGGCAAGATCTTTCACACTCTTGGCTAAATTGACGTGCAGGTCAAGTCCGCTTAACCCCTCGTTGATCCCTTCCGCGATGGCTTTGACCTGGCGGTCGGAAGTGCCGGTCGCGATGACGAAATAATCGCAGAAATTAACCACCCGGCGCATATCCAGGATAACGATGTCCTGCGCTTTTTTATCGTCCGCGAATTGAACTACTTTATTGGCTAATTGTTTGGAAGTTAACGCCTTATTACGGATAGACCGGCTCCGGCTTACTTTTTCTTGGCCTTGGCAGCCTGGTCTTTGCTCAACACGCGCCAGCATTCATGCGTGCCTTTGAGGGATTTGGCAACGGCGAAGAACCTGCCGGATTTCTCTCTGACCTGGTAATCTTCAGTTTCGAACTTGCCCTTGGTCTTGACGTCGTAAAAAGATAATTTCTCCATCCAGTCCTCCTTGAAGATCGCTACAGGGTTAACCCCGCTTGTGGCGGGGCAAGTAATTTGAAGTTGAGTTTAATGGATATTGCCGGCATTGTCAACGACAAATGAAGAAAGGTCAAAGGTCAAAGCTAAAATCCCATTAAATGCCAGACAGGCGCCGTATTTGGGTCTCTTGTTGGCCTGTCAGGGGGCCGATCAGCGCGACGTTCAAGCGATGCCCTGCCAAAACATCCCTTGCCACCCTTTTGATGTCTGCCAGGGTCACAGCCCTGGTCTTTTCTTCCACCTGCTTCATGGTCTTGACCTGATCATTGCTGATCACAGCGCTGCCCACCCAGATCATATGGTCCATGGTGTCTTCCAAGCCCAAAAGGGATTGGCCGAGATAATAGTCCTTGGCACGCTTGAGTTCGTCGGCCGTGACCCCGCGGCGTCTCGTCCCCTCAAGCACTTTCAGGATCAGCTCCAAAGCCGCGACGATCTTGCCGTTGTCCACCCCGGCGCGGACCAAAAACACGCCGGTGTCATCCAGGGTTTTCAAACCGCTGGAAATGGAATACGCCAGGCCCCGGCGCTCGCGCACCTCATTGAACAGACGGCTGGACATATTGCCGCCCAAAATAATATTCAAAAGCGACAGAACGTAACAATCTTTATGATTGGTCTCATAGGCCAGATAACCCAAAGCCAAATGCATTTGTTCAGTGTTCTTTTCGTAAAACCGCGCCGCGGGTTTATCCTGGGTCTTGCGGGCTTGGCGGTAATCCACCTTCGGCAATGGTTTAAGCGACGCGAATTTACGCCGGACCATGCCCACCAGGCGGTCGTGGTTGACACAGCCGCAGGCGGAAACCACGATATTCTGCGCGCTGTATAACTGACGGTGGAATGCCCAAAGATCATCCGCATTCATCCGTCCTACGCTTTGCGCGGTCCCTGCCAGGCTCTGGCCCAAAGAATGGCCGGGCCATAACAATTCTTCCAAAAGTTCCATGACATAATACTGCGGCAGGTCATGGTACATTTTGATCTCTTCCAAAATGACCGCGCGCTCTTTTTCCAGGTCCTTGTCCGTGATCCTTGGAAAAAGCGCTATGTCCGCCAGAATGTCAAAGGTCAGGGACAAATGCGCCGACGGGACCTTGGCATAATAACAGGTCTCTTCTTCGCTGGTAAAAGCGTTCAAACTGCCACCCACCCCTTCCACCGATTCTTTGATCCGGTCGCAGGAGTATTTCCGGCTCCCTTTGAACGCCATATGCTCCAGAAAATGGGCCACGCCTTTGTTAGCGGGAGTTTCATAGCGGCCGCCGGCAGCGACCCAAACGCCCAAAGCGATGCTGTCGCGGTCTTTGAGGGTCTCGGTGACGACGCGGATATGATTAGGGAGAGTGGTTAAACGGCGCACGATAAATTCCGGACGAACCTGACGACGTTCTTGACCAGATCCCGCTGTCCGGTATTCTTTTCAATGGCCCGGACAATGGCGCTGCCGACAATGACCCCATCGGCAACCCGGCTGAAAGCCCTGACCTGTGCCGGCGTGGATATGCCAAAACCCACGCAAACAGGTTTTTGGGTCATCCGGCGCACGCGGCGGATACCGGCGGCGGCTTCTTTAAGCAAATTTTGTTTTGCTCCGGTCACGCCGGTCAAAGACACATAATAAATAAATCCATTTGAACCATGGGCAATGGGTTTTATCCGTGCAGGCAATGTCGTAGGCGCAACAAAAAATACGGTTGATATGTTTGCCTTTTTCGCATATTTGATCCAATCTCCCGCCTCTTCACAGGGCAGATCGGGAATGATGAAACCATCTACACCTGCTTTAACCGCCGCCTTGACGGCATTCTCTTGCCCAAAATGAAAAACCGGATTGTAATACGTCATCAAAGCGATGGGAATGTCAGACCTTTGACGGATGCGTCTTACGCAATCAAATATTTTGGATAAACTAATACCCTGGTCAAGAGCGCGCTGGGACGAGGCCTGGATCACGGGCCCGTCCGCCATGGGGTCGGAAAAAGGTACGCCCAATTCAACAATGTCCACCCCGGCCTTCTCAAAAGCCAGCACCAATTCCCCGGTTACCTTTAAATTCGGGTCGCCGGCCGTGATAAAGGCGATGAAGGCCTTTTTGCCCTGTTCTTTCAATTGCTCAAATTTGCGATCAATGCGGTTCATATAAGAGTAAAAGGGGACACCTTAAGGTGTCCCCTTTTATATCAATTGTTGGATTTGGTTGACATCTTTGTCCCCGCGGCCGGAAAGGTTGACGATCACCGTCGTTCCTTTTTTGGACTTGCGGGCCAGGGTTTCCAAATATGCCAGCACATGGGCTGTTTCCAGCGCTGGAATGATGCCTTCCAGCCGGGAAAGCATTTTAAAGCCGCGGATGGCGGCCTTGTCATCCACGGCCACATATTGGGCGCGGCCTGTCTTTTGATAATACGCATGTTCAGGCCCGACACCGGGATAGTCCAAACCGGCTGCCACCGAATGGGCCACCTGCACCTGGCCATCCTTGTCCTGCAATAAATTGCTCTTGCTGCCGTGCATGACCCCCACCGGCCCTTTGCTCAACGTGGCTGAATGTTCATGGGTGTTCAAGCCCTTGCCGGCGGCCTCAACACCGATCATGCCGACACCTTTGTCCTTATAAAAAGCATGGAAAAGCCCCATGGCATTGCTCCCGCCGCCGACACATGCCACCAG contains:
- the rsfS gene encoding ribosome silencing factor; the encoded protein is MLARVEQRPGCQGQEKVSRSRSIRNKALTSKQLANKVVQFADDKKAQDIVILDMRRVVNFCDYFVIATGTSDRQVKAIAEGINEGLSGLDLHVNLAKSVKDLASQGAWVLLDMGNVVAHVFEPNAREFYSLEHLWQDAPRVEYKPRSRKKARPSHVRPSSTTIK
- the argS gene encoding arginine--tRNA ligase: MFAHLRQQLNSIIGQALRGLYKDTPLSVILIDFPADKQHGEFSCNIAMQLSRVLKKNPMTIAREILPALQTELLASAIAPYIEKMEVKAPGFINFYVSLKGFCAVIEDVFARQERFGISEHGQGQKFCLEFVSANPTGPLTVAHGRQAAVGDSLVNILKAVGFDAQKEYYVNDEGNQINILGRSIEARVRQALDADAAFPEDGYQGDYIRAMAQEFMRKQGIKTMADLDKQPAEAFRHFGVDHLMAVIRKDLEDFDVHFDIWSYQSKIAGHKAIEDVLAQLKAKEFIYESEGALWFKSTLWGDDKDRVVRKSNGEYTYLMPDIVYHKDKFSRGFKRIVDILGPDHHGYIPRIKAAAGALGKSPDDLDVIIVQLATIYRDGKPVSMSTRRGEFISLREVMDEVGKDAARFFFLMRQSNAPLEFDLELAKKESAENPVYYIQYAHARIHSIIRKAKEESRLAPKTSGSSGLNAAEEIDLMRKIGSYPEILVTCAKQLEPFGLVRYLQELAGCFHKFYDACRVLDDDPNVTRERLALIEGARIVLANGLRLLGVRAPEKM
- the trpA gene encoding tryptophan synthase subunit alpha produces the protein MNRIDRKFEQLKEQGKKAFIAFITAGDPNLKVTGELVLAFEKAGVDIVELGVPFSDPMADGPVIQASSQRALDQGISLSKIFDCVRRIRQRSDIPIALMTYYNPVFHFGQENAVKAAVKAGVDGFIIPDLPCEEAGDWIKYAKKANISTVFFVAPTTLPARIKPIAHGSNGFIYYVSLTGVTGAKQNLLKEAAAGIRRVRRMTQKPVCVGFGISTPAQVRAFSRVADGVIVGSAIVRAIEKNTGQRDLVKNVVRFVRNLSCAV
- a CDS encoding pitrilysin family protein, which produces MRRLTTLPNHIRVVTETLKDRDSIALGVWVAAGGRYETPANKGVAHFLEHMAFKGSRKYSCDRIKESVEGVGGSLNAFTSEEETCYYAKVPSAHLSLTFDILADIALFPRITDKDLEKERAVILEEIKMYHDLPQYYVMELLEELLWPGHSLGQSLAGTAQSVGRMNADDLWAFHRQLYSAQNIVVSACGCVNHDRLVGMVRRKFASLKPLPKVDYRQARKTQDKPAARFYEKNTEQMHLALGYLAYETNHKDCYVLSLLNIILGGNMSSRLFNEVRERRGLAYSISSGLKTLDDTGVFLVRAGVDNGKIVAALELILKVLEGTRRRGVTADELKRAKDYYLGQSLLGLEDTMDHMIWVGSAVISNDQVKTMKQVEEKTRAVTLADIKRVARDVLAGHRLNVALIGPLTGQQETQIRRLSGI
- the recJ gene encoding single-stranded-DNA-specific exonuclease RecJ encodes the protein MDKRWLIRSPDPFLQKTFSDELGIHPIIAQLLINRGITAVGEAGSFLSPDLSSLYDPFLLTDMDKTVARIKQAQARGEKLLIYGDYDVDGVTSSALLRITLKRLGITAISYIPHRMEEGYGLNDAVAEFARSQGIHLIIAVDCGINAFGPVDAINAAGMEVMIIDHHELDGDALPKALAVIDPKRPDCSYPFKGLCAVGLVAKLAQALLGEIPEEDLDLVALGTVADVVPLRGENRIFVKKGLPWIENTKKHGLRALLEAAKISGKKMKPYYIGFIIGPRLNAAGRMDSANISLDLLLSDNAPQAQVLAQSLETHNHSRQKMQTEVVEEAMAMIEAYADLKDHQVIVVHKEGWHKGVLGIVASRIVEKYYRPTVVISVQDGMGTGSARSIDGFHMQEAFASCAGVLENFGGHKRAAGLRLKHERIEEFRAAINDLAKDLLTGEQMVPALDIDCEIPLSAIDMDLVTLVGSLDPHGEGNPSPVFCSRGVIVKSNPAVLGRDTIKFFVTDGTKTFSAVGFGLGAFKDKVQMGAKVDLAYGLGVDDWNKAPVVQLMIKDIKVKGEI